One Paroedura picta isolate Pp20150507F chromosome 3, Ppicta_v3.0, whole genome shotgun sequence genomic window carries:
- the LOC143833370 gene encoding retinol dehydrogenase 16-like isoform X1, whose protein sequence is MYLEKQVPALSAWQKVPDSVLRDSVASLAMYLAAVLVVLYLLFRWYREKQRVSNLTEKYVFITGCCSGFGNLLARQLDAQGLRVLAACFTPEGAEKLKASASERLQTTLLDVRSTESVARATEWVKSQVGDKGLWGLVNNAGISVPSGLNDWMTKEDFKTIMDVNFFGLVDVTIHMIPMLRKARGRVVNMSSIMGRVAFVGGGYCPSKYAVESFSDSLRRENACFGLKVSLIEPGFFKTAVTDVKIVTDNARSLWERLPDETKRAYGESFLEASCEIASQMQAHCNPKLSLVTDCMEHALTAVHPRTRYSAGWDAKLLFIPLSYLPTWVLDTVLLWLSPVPACCK, encoded by the exons ATGTACCTGGAAAAACAAGTTCCAGCTCTGAGTGCTTGGCAGAAAGTCCCGGATTCAGTTTTGAGAGACT CGGTAGCAAGCCTGGCCATGTACCTTGCAGCCGTCCTGGTGGTCCTCTATCTCCTGTTCCGATGGTATCGTGAGAAGCAGAGGGTCAGCAACTTGACGGAGAAATACGTCTTCATAACGGGCTGCTGCTCTGGGTTCGGGAACCTCCTGGCCAGACAGCTGGATGCGCAGGGACTTCGTGTGTTGGCAGCTTGTTTCACACCGGAGGGAGCGGAGAAGCTAAAAGCCAGTGCATCGGAACGACTGCAGACCACCCTCTTGGACGTCCGCAGCACTGAAAGCGTGGCCAGAGCCACGGAATGGGTCAAAAGCCAGGTTGGCGACAAAG GGCTCTGGGGATTGGTGAACAATGCAGGCATCTCTGTCCCAAGCGGTCTGAATGACTGGATGACCAAGGAAGACTTCAAGACGATTATGGACGTCAACTTTTTTGGTCTGGTGGACGTGACGATACACATGATACCTATGTTAAGGAAAGCCAGAGGGAGGGTGGTCAACATGTCCAGCATCATGGGGCGGGTCGCCTTCGTTGGAGGTGGCTATTGCCCTTCGAAATATGCCGTGGAATCTTTCTCTGACAGTCTCAG ACGAGAGAATGCATGCTTTGGATTGAAGGTCTCCTTGATAGAGCCAGGCTTCTTCAAAACTGCCGTCACGGATGTAAAGATCGTGACCGACAATGCCAGGAGCCTTTGGGAACGGCTCCCGGATGAAACCAAGAGAGCGTACGGGGAATCTTTTCTCGAGGCAT ctTGTGAAATAGCCAGCCAGATGCAAGCACACTGCAATCCCAAGCTCTCTCTGGTGACCGACTGCATGGAGCATGCGCTGACTGCCGTCCACCCTCGCACCCGCTACTCAGCCGGCTGGGACGCCAAACTCCTTTTCATCCCTCTGAGCTACTTGCCAACGTGGGTCCTAGACACAGTGCTACTTTGGTTATCCCCAGTACCAGCGTGTTGCAAGTAG
- the LOC143833370 gene encoding retinol dehydrogenase 16-like isoform X2: MYLAAVLVVLYLLFRWYREKQRVSNLTEKYVFITGCCSGFGNLLARQLDAQGLRVLAACFTPEGAEKLKASASERLQTTLLDVRSTESVARATEWVKSQVGDKGLWGLVNNAGISVPSGLNDWMTKEDFKTIMDVNFFGLVDVTIHMIPMLRKARGRVVNMSSIMGRVAFVGGGYCPSKYAVESFSDSLRRENACFGLKVSLIEPGFFKTAVTDVKIVTDNARSLWERLPDETKRAYGESFLEASCEIASQMQAHCNPKLSLVTDCMEHALTAVHPRTRYSAGWDAKLLFIPLSYLPTWVLDTVLLWLSPVPACCK; encoded by the exons ATGTACCTTGCAGCCGTCCTGGTGGTCCTCTATCTCCTGTTCCGATGGTATCGTGAGAAGCAGAGGGTCAGCAACTTGACGGAGAAATACGTCTTCATAACGGGCTGCTGCTCTGGGTTCGGGAACCTCCTGGCCAGACAGCTGGATGCGCAGGGACTTCGTGTGTTGGCAGCTTGTTTCACACCGGAGGGAGCGGAGAAGCTAAAAGCCAGTGCATCGGAACGACTGCAGACCACCCTCTTGGACGTCCGCAGCACTGAAAGCGTGGCCAGAGCCACGGAATGGGTCAAAAGCCAGGTTGGCGACAAAG GGCTCTGGGGATTGGTGAACAATGCAGGCATCTCTGTCCCAAGCGGTCTGAATGACTGGATGACCAAGGAAGACTTCAAGACGATTATGGACGTCAACTTTTTTGGTCTGGTGGACGTGACGATACACATGATACCTATGTTAAGGAAAGCCAGAGGGAGGGTGGTCAACATGTCCAGCATCATGGGGCGGGTCGCCTTCGTTGGAGGTGGCTATTGCCCTTCGAAATATGCCGTGGAATCTTTCTCTGACAGTCTCAG ACGAGAGAATGCATGCTTTGGATTGAAGGTCTCCTTGATAGAGCCAGGCTTCTTCAAAACTGCCGTCACGGATGTAAAGATCGTGACCGACAATGCCAGGAGCCTTTGGGAACGGCTCCCGGATGAAACCAAGAGAGCGTACGGGGAATCTTTTCTCGAGGCAT ctTGTGAAATAGCCAGCCAGATGCAAGCACACTGCAATCCCAAGCTCTCTCTGGTGACCGACTGCATGGAGCATGCGCTGACTGCCGTCCACCCTCGCACCCGCTACTCAGCCGGCTGGGACGCCAAACTCCTTTTCATCCCTCTGAGCTACTTGCCAACGTGGGTCCTAGACACAGTGCTACTTTGGTTATCCCCAGTACCAGCGTGTTGCAAGTAG